The genomic stretch CTCGAATTAAATGAATTTACATTAGTCACAAATAACAAACATCAGAGAGGGGAAattagaaaagagagagataaataagGCAACAATGGGACGATAATTATCTTCCTTTATACCAAACAATGTATCACAGTAATATATAGAAGTTAAGGATTATTTCTTGTCCTTGTGTACACACACAAGAGGTCCTTGAAATCATTATTTGCTCTCAAGTGGgaacaaataaaataagaattttaaagaaaaaaccaCAAGAAATTCTTGGAAGGGCCTCAAACATAAGTATGCAACAATAATTCCTACTTAATATTATGCATAAATTTAAGATAGACAGGGCATTACATGTATCATGATTACTAGTGGTTTACTGGAGCTGTTAGTTAAGTACAATTTTGCTTCCAACCAACCTAATCATAGATAACCAACATCAAATCTTACAACTTTCCCTTCAAGAGATTACAATTACATTATGGTTGTGCCCATGCTTCTTTTACCACAGCTCTTATTAAAGAACCACAAACACAGATGCAGACAGAGACagttgctttctttctttccctatttAGTTATGCTTACAAAAAAAGATGCACCGGCACAAACAcacgcgagagagagagagagaccttaaTGTAAGCGCAAGGAACAGGTGGACCCACACGACCCACATTGTCATCATCCCATTCAGAAAATGTTGCTCCAGCACATGTTTCAGTCAAGCCATATGCCTGACCTATAGGAGCCCTGAAGAAGGATACCATGTTAGTGTAAATTTATGGGGCATTAGAttcaagaaggaagagaaaataaaaacgtAGAAAATTTTAATGACAATGAAAGAATTAACACCCCAACACCCacgcaccccccccccccaaaaaaaatataaataaataaataaagggcaGATGTGGAAGCCCTTTTCTGGAAGATTCATCCAGGATTTATTTTGAACCACAGAAAATTCTACCGGTCCCCTTCAACATGTTGGGCCCATTTTGATATACGCATAATCTCATTAAACTTGCGCTCATGAGCATTAACAATATTGCTTCAAGTTTACCAATAATATTTATTCTCCATCTACCTCTTCAGCTGATAGTACACTACTCTGTCACAAAAATAATTCATGACCAACTCCATGTATTTCAGCCCAAGATTTTGAAATGATGCAGCAAACTGTAAAACCTTTGTATTGTAATGTCAATCAATAATCATTATCATGATACAAGCTTTTCAACTCCAATTAGATACATTAAAAGCTTTCCAACTCAGCACTGAGACGGCTGTCCAGGTGTTTCCATGATAGTAGGATAGGGAAAACTCCACACAGAGAGAGAATGTGCAAACTATCATAATAAGCAATAAGTACAGTACCCATGAACATAATATGTGAAGGAAATTCAAAAAACTTAGTGCATAAACAAACAATAATCATTTGAGCACTTTGAAATGTTACAGCATTATTTTCATGATGCAAGAATGGACcgttacaaataaaaaaaaaatgctgcaTACCCTCCTCTATCTAGCTAAATCTTATTTTTGGGATCCACTAAAGTCAGAGACCTCATATCCATGTCAGACTCTAACACCCACACCCATATCCATGTCATGGTGAGAAGCTGACATGCCATGACGGCTTTGATGAATAAACCATCATAAAACtagaagaaataaacaaattttcaataaagCTGCCATAACtgggattaaaaataaaaagcaattaCCCAACACAGATATTGATGAAGCGTTGTGTATCACCAGACAAAGGAGCTCCACCACAAATCATAAATCGTATATGCCCTCCCAGAATAGAGcgtatttttttaaaaacaatGGCATCCCACGAAACTTTTTCTAGTCCCCAAGCTCCAAGCCAGCTTCCCTCAATAGCTTCTAGTCTGCGTTTAAATCCAATGTTGAAAAGTTTTTTTGCTAACCCACCCTTCTCCTCAACCTACATTAAAAAGAATATAAGTAACTCATTGAAGTACCTTAATGAACATCAAGTCACAGAAAGGCACTGCATAATAAGGCCTCAAATAGCATAAGCTATTAAATCAGACAAAGCTAGCTCAAACCTTGTTCAGCACCCCATCTCGAACACGATCTAAAATAGCTGGAACTGCAGCCATAAGGGTGGGCTTCAACACAGTTGCATCTCCTAACGTCCCTTTCTTAATTTTACTTGAGGAGTCAGTTAAGGTCAACGCTGAACCGTAGCCAATTGCACAACCCGCAGACAGCATCACAGCCTAGAGAAACAATACATATGAATTTAGCATAGAACcaataaattttaatttctacttGATTTCAACAAGGATTTGCATAAAGACCTCAGCTGCAAGTTCAAACACATGTGCTAGGGGCAAGTACGCCAAGTAGACATCGCTGCTGCCTAGTCCAGGAATCACTGTCATAACAGAAGCTGTAGTCGCTACAATGTTGCCATGAGTAATCATAACACCCTTCGTTTCAAACATAACAAAGTATTAGAACATCAGGAAACTTCACCCATCAACATGTTATTACACAGGCTTCAGTAGTAGCAGACAAACAATGCATTATATTTTTGAAAGAAGCGTTCCTCAGATTTGGAGCCATCCAATTCAATACTGATTTTGGCAAGTattaaaaatcattttcttttcagtTTATTGTCATGCCATTAATTGTCAAGAATCAGGATATTCTACGCAAGCTAAGGTACTCATGGTGCGTCTTGCAAAACAACAGTTTCCAGTTTGTGAGATGCAACGGAATTAATGGCTGGAACCAACCTTCGGTAGCCCTGTACTGCCACTTGTATACATGATTACTGCAATATCAGATTTGGAAGGAAGTCTCGCAGGAGTAGTATTTGCACGCCCTTGCTTCTCCACTTCAGAGAAAGATGAAACCGTCCAATTGCTTATACTAGCTAAGAGATCCGTAGGAATAGCAGATCCATCATCTTCAAAGTAAATGATGTTTTTAATAGTTTGAAGACTTGAGCTTATGGCAGCCAATTTTTTCAATTGCTTGCAGTCACAGATCAAGGTTGTTATTTGAGTCTGCCAAAAATGAGTGTTAAAATGACATAAAATCAATGCTGATTCACCTCCAGAACAGAAAAACTTTACAGAAATGATAATGTTCCCACCTCATTAAGTGAGTGGATCAGGGCATCTTCTCCCAGAGTTGCATAGATTGTGACAACTGTAACATTCTGGCGGAAACACCCCTGAGACGAGGAATTACATGTTTATAAACATTAGTGAAGGaagattaaaaagaaaacacaCTGCAGTTAAGCATAAATTAGCTAGACTACCTGAAAAGCAAGGAGCCACTCTGCTCGAGTTTCAGCAAAAATTGCAGCAGGACTATTCATATTGTGACCCAATTTAACTAGACCAGATGCAAAGTTGCTAGCACGATCAAATGCCTCTCCATATGTTATCCATTCATACTCTCCCAAATGGACCTTTTCAAACTTCCTTCCATCCTTGGCTGTGATTTCCTCTTTAGCGATGAGCTTTCTTGAACCAAGGAATCGAAGCCAAGCATGCTTTTTACATGATTGCTCAAAGAGAGCTGCCATGGTTGTGGCTCCTTCCCATGGAACTTCAACCAAATCAGTGAATCTAGCATTGCGCATTGTATAACCTCTCTCACCACCAACCTCTACTGTCACCCCtctttgttttacttttttctttccGACAATTGCCATGGAAAACAGTATTGCGAGAAGACCAAGAACAACCGCACCCACAATCCCATACAATCCATAGCTTTTCCCAAACAAAAGGTACTCTCCCTCAGCCAAGCTTTCCAACAATGCTGACCTAAAATGGCTTTGCTCAGAATCTCCCATAGTGTATAATTATGAAaggattttataatt from Macadamia integrifolia cultivar HAES 741 chromosome 11, SCU_Mint_v3, whole genome shotgun sequence encodes the following:
- the LOC122094040 gene encoding long chain acyl-CoA synthetase 8, whose protein sequence is MGDSEQSHFRSALLESLAEGEYLLFGKSYGLYGIVGAVVLGLLAILFSMAIVGKKKVKQRGVTVEVGGERGYTMRNARFTDLVEVPWEGATTMAALFEQSCKKHAWLRFLGSRKLIAKEEITAKDGRKFEKVHLGEYEWITYGEAFDRASNFASGLVKLGHNMNSPAAIFAETRAEWLLAFQGCFRQNVTVVTIYATLGEDALIHSLNETQITTLICDCKQLKKLAAISSSLQTIKNIIYFEDDGSAIPTDLLASISNWTVSSFSEVEKQGRANTTPARLPSKSDIAVIMYTSGSTGLPKGVMITHGNIVATTASVMTVIPGLGSSDVYLAYLPLAHVFELAAEAVMLSAGCAIGYGSALTLTDSSSKIKKGTLGDATVLKPTLMAAVPAILDRVRDGVLNKVEEKGGLAKKLFNIGFKRRLEAIEGSWLGAWGLEKVSWDAIVFKKIRSILGGHIRFMICGGAPLSGDTQRFINICVGAPIGQAYGLTETCAGATFSEWDDDNVGRVGPPVPCAYIKLVSWEEGGYRISDKPMPRGEVLIGGCSVTSGYFKNEAKTAEVYKVDENGLRWFYTGDIGQFHPDGCLEIIDRKKDIVKLQHGEYISLGKVEAALMSSNYVDSIMVYADPFHNYCVALIVPSQKALESWAQGAGIQYKDFSDLCLKDEVVREVQQSLSKVAKAAKLDKFEFPAKMKLLPDPWTPESGLVTAALKLKREQLKAKFKNELQKLYE